One Streptomyces lincolnensis genomic region harbors:
- a CDS encoding LLM class flavin-dependent oxidoreductase, with amino-acid sequence MKEPGSDITVFGTCPPSVQEHGPDYLERVRDVARWSDRAGYEGLLVYTDNRSVDPWLVAQTIIQATTHLAPLVAVQAAYMHPFTAAKLVAGLAHLHRRRVHLNIVAGGFTGDLEAMGEALPHDARYDRAVEYASIMKQLLGSREPVTFDGAYYSVAGLRLPTVPSRELGSRFLVSGSSPAGMAAARALSATAIVYPEQPEKQAPADPSIAQGLRIGVITRPTSAEAWDVALARFPENRAGRINHRLAMAHSDSQWHQQLSQATEQHGTYWMRPFKNYKTFCPYFVGDYATVGHEIGRYVELGYTTFILDTPAEERDLEHTAVALDIARNRFRERV; translated from the coding sequence ATGAAGGAGCCCGGGAGCGACATCACCGTCTTCGGGACCTGCCCGCCCTCCGTGCAGGAGCACGGCCCGGACTATCTGGAACGGGTACGGGACGTGGCGCGCTGGAGCGATCGCGCCGGTTACGAAGGGCTTCTGGTCTACACCGACAACCGGTCGGTGGACCCCTGGCTGGTGGCCCAGACCATCATCCAGGCGACCACGCACCTGGCTCCGCTGGTCGCCGTCCAGGCGGCGTACATGCATCCGTTCACCGCCGCGAAGCTGGTCGCCGGTCTGGCCCATCTGCACCGACGCCGGGTTCATCTGAACATCGTCGCCGGCGGGTTCACGGGAGATCTGGAGGCGATGGGCGAGGCCCTGCCCCACGACGCCCGCTACGACCGTGCCGTCGAGTACGCGTCGATCATGAAGCAACTGCTCGGCTCCCGGGAACCGGTGACCTTCGACGGCGCCTACTACTCCGTGGCCGGACTGCGCCTGCCGACCGTGCCCTCCCGGGAACTGGGCTCCCGGTTCCTGGTGTCCGGCTCCTCCCCGGCCGGGATGGCCGCCGCCCGGGCCCTCTCGGCGACCGCCATCGTCTACCCGGAGCAACCGGAGAAGCAGGCCCCCGCCGATCCCTCGATCGCCCAGGGCCTGCGCATCGGGGTGATCACCCGCCCGACGTCGGCCGAGGCGTGGGACGTGGCCCTCGCGCGCTTCCCGGAGAACCGGGCCGGACGGATCAACCATCGGCTCGCCATGGCGCACTCCGATTCCCAATGGCATCAGCAGCTCTCGCAGGCGACCGAGCAGCACGGCACGTACTGGATGCGGCCTTTCAAGAACTACAAGACTTTCTGCCCGTACTTCGTCGGTGACTACGCCACCGTCGGGCACGAGATCGGACGCTACGTCGAACTCGGCTACACGACCTTCATTCTGGACACTCCGGCGGAGGAGCGGGATCTGGAGCACACCGCCGTCGCCCTGGACATTGCGCGGAATCGTTTCAGGGAGCGCGTGTGA
- the pabB gene encoding aminodeoxychorismate synthase component I has translation MRTLLIDNYDSFSYNLAHYLGEINGTEPTVIRNDEPGWRTEHLDGFDNVVVSPGPGTPHVPADFGVCRDVIATGRIPLLGVCLGHQGIATLGGGSIALAPEPRHGRKSPVLHDGTGLFAGIPSPQEVVRYHSWAVDHLSDELEALAWTPDGILMALRHRERPQWGVQFHPESIATEHGHRLLANFGELSGEWNLRHGRRARSRRPRSAVPGGSDVKRRVKYRLLVEEFPTTCDAEQVYETLFLGHSFAFWLDSSRPDPRLGRFSVMGAAEGPLSEVVTADVFDGTVTVRSGQRTHTEVRPLLDWLDDRLRTAEVVGGGELPFDFRGGWVGYLGYELKAQCGGRLRHRSEHPDASLLFADRCVVFDHSTATTYLLALHTGDEAPARSWLAATRARIRAAAGAPRSSTAEQERVAAPVELRHDRGTYLELIESCQRAIAAGESYEICLTNMLDAECTLDVWSAYTSLRRDNPAPFAALLRLGDLSVLSTSPERFLRVDGRRRVEARPIKGTRPRGRSPEEDRELRQDLARCEKDQAENLMIVDLLRNDLAQVATTGSVAVPELFAVETYATVHQLISTVTARLRPDRSAVDCVRAAFPGGSMTGAPKLRTMEIIDQLENGPRGIYSGAIGYFSLSGSVDLSIAIRTLVAQPGRVGYGVGGAIVAMSDPVAEFEETAVKATPLLSLLGVGFPERDTAKATSDG, from the coding sequence GTGAGAACTCTGCTCATCGACAATTACGACTCCTTCTCCTACAACCTCGCCCACTATCTCGGCGAGATCAACGGAACCGAGCCGACGGTCATCCGCAACGACGAGCCCGGGTGGCGTACGGAACACCTCGACGGGTTCGACAACGTTGTTGTCTCTCCCGGCCCGGGAACACCGCATGTTCCGGCCGACTTCGGTGTGTGTCGCGACGTCATCGCGACGGGCCGGATCCCGCTGCTCGGTGTCTGTCTCGGACACCAGGGCATCGCGACGCTCGGCGGCGGGTCGATAGCGCTCGCCCCGGAACCCCGGCACGGCCGCAAGTCCCCCGTTCTCCACGACGGCACGGGGTTGTTCGCCGGCATACCGTCGCCGCAGGAGGTCGTGCGCTACCACTCGTGGGCGGTCGACCACCTCTCGGACGAACTCGAGGCACTGGCCTGGACGCCCGACGGGATACTGATGGCGCTGCGGCATCGCGAGCGCCCCCAGTGGGGGGTGCAGTTCCATCCCGAGTCCATCGCGACGGAGCACGGGCACCGGCTGCTGGCCAACTTCGGGGAACTGAGCGGTGAATGGAATCTGCGGCACGGCAGGCGCGCCCGCTCGCGGCGCCCGCGGTCGGCCGTACCGGGCGGCTCGGACGTCAAGAGGCGAGTGAAGTACCGCCTGTTGGTCGAGGAGTTTCCCACGACGTGCGACGCGGAGCAGGTCTACGAGACCCTCTTCCTCGGCCACTCCTTCGCGTTCTGGCTGGACAGCAGCCGTCCCGATCCACGTCTGGGCCGCTTCTCGGTGATGGGAGCGGCCGAGGGCCCCCTCTCGGAGGTGGTCACGGCCGACGTCTTCGACGGCACGGTCACCGTCCGCTCGGGACAGCGCACCCACACGGAAGTCCGGCCGCTCCTGGACTGGTTGGACGATCGTCTGCGCACCGCCGAGGTCGTCGGTGGCGGCGAGCTGCCCTTCGACTTCCGCGGCGGCTGGGTCGGCTATCTGGGCTACGAACTCAAGGCCCAGTGCGGCGGCCGCCTGCGCCACCGCTCCGAGCACCCGGACGCGTCGTTGCTGTTCGCGGACCGGTGTGTGGTCTTCGACCACAGCACCGCCACGACCTACCTCCTTGCCCTGCACACCGGGGACGAGGCGCCGGCGCGGAGCTGGCTCGCGGCCACCCGCGCTCGTATCCGGGCCGCGGCCGGTGCTCCTCGCTCCTCGACGGCGGAACAGGAGCGGGTCGCGGCCCCCGTGGAGCTGCGCCACGACCGCGGCACCTACCTGGAGCTCATCGAGTCCTGCCAGCGCGCCATCGCCGCAGGCGAGAGCTACGAGATCTGTCTGACCAACATGCTCGACGCGGAGTGCACGCTGGACGTGTGGTCCGCCTACACCTCGCTGCGCCGGGACAATCCGGCTCCGTTCGCGGCACTGCTCCGCCTGGGCGACCTGTCCGTCCTGAGCACCTCCCCCGAGCGCTTCCTGCGTGTCGACGGCCGGCGGCGCGTGGAGGCCAGGCCGATCAAGGGCACGCGCCCCCGTGGCCGTTCGCCCGAGGAGGACCGGGAACTCCGGCAGGATCTGGCCCGCTGCGAGAAGGACCAGGCCGAGAACCTCATGATCGTCGACCTGCTGCGCAATGACCTCGCCCAGGTCGCGACGACCGGTTCGGTGGCCGTCCCGGAGCTGTTCGCCGTCGAGACCTATGCGACCGTCCACCAGTTGATCAGCACCGTGACGGCCCGGCTGCGCCCCGATCGCAGCGCGGTCGACTGCGTCCGTGCGGCCTTCCCCGGCGGCTCGATGACCGGAGCGCCGAAGCTGCGCACCATGGAGATCATCGACCAGTTGGAGAACGGGCCCCGCGGTATCTACTCCGGTGCGATCGGCTACTTCTCGCTGTCCGGAAGCGTCGACCTGAGCATCGCCATCCGCACGCTCGTGGCGCAGCCCGGTCGCGTCGGTTACGGGGTCGGTGGCGCGATCGTGGCCATGTCCGACCCGGTCGCGGAGTTCGAGGAGACGGCTGTCAAGGCCACTCCTCTGCTCTCCCTGCTCGGCGTGGGTTTCCCGGAACGCGACACGGCGAAGGCGACGAGCGATGGCTGA
- a CDS encoding amino acid adenylation domain-containing protein: MMLYHWFDASVARYGPRTAVEIDGVRFSYRHLADMAESLAARIRQESETVPRRIGLLAERSVMAYAGYLAIQRLGRSVVPLNPGFPQARTRYMLAASGTGLVLADPRLAAPQVDGIRVLAVDPTLLQGEPPAPVPPLPDVPEAEAYLLFTSGSTGTPKGVPIRQGNVSAFLETVRDRYGLAPGARCSQCFDLTFDLSVFDLFAVWSAGATLVVPSRNDLLRPVRFIADNALTHWFSVPSAISRAQAGGRLLPDSMPSLRHSLFCGEPLTSQQARAWKAGAPESTLTNLYGPTELTISCSDFTLPQDPGDWPVTPNGVLPIGLPYPGLEHAVLDESGLPAADGELCVRGPQRFDGYLDPEANHGRFHPAPTVVGETAVPRDHWYRTGDRVTTRDGTLTFLGRTDQQVKINGYRVELGEIEAALRSLTGVTDAVVVAVPDTADVLGLYAVCLAPDSDPVHVRAELVRALPGYMVPRRVLTVGRLPCNSNGKVDRRAVTDLVRTALERPAAPLPREGMTLS, from the coding sequence ATGATGCTCTACCACTGGTTCGACGCTTCGGTCGCCCGGTACGGCCCCCGGACAGCCGTCGAGATCGACGGCGTGCGTTTCAGCTACCGGCACCTCGCCGACATGGCGGAGTCCCTCGCGGCACGTATCCGCCAGGAGTCGGAGACGGTTCCCCGGCGGATCGGTCTCCTGGCCGAGCGCAGCGTGATGGCCTACGCGGGTTACCTCGCCATCCAGCGCCTGGGCAGGTCCGTCGTCCCGCTCAACCCGGGTTTCCCACAGGCGCGGACGCGGTACATGCTGGCGGCGTCCGGAACCGGTCTGGTGCTGGCCGACCCGCGACTGGCTGCTCCGCAAGTCGACGGGATCCGTGTGCTGGCCGTGGACCCGACGCTGCTTCAGGGAGAGCCACCGGCTCCGGTGCCGCCACTGCCGGACGTACCCGAGGCAGAGGCGTACCTGCTGTTCACCTCCGGCTCGACGGGCACGCCCAAGGGGGTTCCGATCCGTCAGGGCAACGTCTCCGCGTTCCTGGAGACGGTCCGGGACAGGTACGGTCTCGCCCCCGGTGCCCGGTGCTCACAGTGCTTCGACCTGACCTTCGACCTGTCCGTGTTCGACCTTTTCGCGGTCTGGTCCGCGGGAGCCACCCTGGTCGTGCCGAGCCGGAACGACCTGCTGCGGCCGGTCCGCTTCATCGCCGACAACGCCCTCACCCACTGGTTCTCGGTGCCGTCGGCGATCAGCAGGGCGCAGGCCGGCGGAAGGCTGCTGCCGGACAGCATGCCCTCACTGCGACACAGCCTGTTCTGCGGTGAACCACTCACCTCGCAGCAGGCCCGGGCCTGGAAAGCGGGCGCGCCCGAGAGCACGCTGACCAATCTCTACGGGCCCACCGAACTCACCATCAGCTGTAGCGACTTCACCCTGCCCCAGGATCCCGGGGACTGGCCGGTCACGCCCAACGGCGTCCTGCCGATCGGCCTGCCCTATCCGGGGCTCGAACACGCCGTACTCGACGAATCGGGGCTCCCGGCCGCGGACGGCGAGCTGTGTGTCCGGGGGCCGCAGCGCTTCGACGGATATCTGGACCCGGAGGCGAACCACGGACGGTTCCACCCCGCGCCCACCGTGGTGGGCGAAACGGCAGTCCCGCGGGACCACTGGTACCGCACCGGGGACCGGGTGACCACACGCGACGGCACCCTGACCTTCCTCGGACGGACCGACCAGCAGGTGAAGATCAACGGCTACCGAGTGGAGCTCGGCGAGATCGAGGCGGCGCTGCGCTCCCTGACCGGCGTCACCGACGCCGTCGTCGTGGCCGTACCCGACACCGCTGACGTGCTGGGACTGTATGCCGTCTGCCTGGCCCCGGACAGCGACCCGGTCCATGTGCGCGCCGAACTCGTCCGCGCCCTTCCGGGCTACATGGTGCCCAGGCGAGTGCTCACCGTCGGCCGGCTTCCCTGCAACAGCAACGGCAAGGTCGACCGCCGAGCCGTGACAGACCTCGTCCGGACCGCACTCGAACGACCGGCGGCCCCACTGCCCAGGGAAGGGATGACTCTTTCATGA
- a CDS encoding class I adenylate-forming enzyme family protein, which translates to MRRTEPDIVMSARDLSDRLCGAGSGGPLWGDESPVWVDETDTVDRRALHEEVGRCHDLLVARGVRPGDCVAVQLLPGATLFALLLAIWRLDARAMLLDHRLTEAETGSLTRLCPPAFHVRAPAGTTHFTGWSELLVEPGTGALPLPEQVCLVQFTSGSTGQSKVVGRSAASLDAEIDRYAAIDAMPGTDDRLLLLCSPIHTWGLVGGILYGLAVGMPVLLPSAQHGGALARAAAALEPTAIFGVTTHFDLLGKTADLPRLPRLRVATSAGMITSPAVAERFRAASGCRLGQVYGSTEAGVVTADLAGRFPAPSVGRPAPGITVRATGGELYVRLDETPYLVDDGVARFSDGWLRTFDRAAIDEASGAVTILGRADSVVAIGGIKIDLMEIEQALQEHPDVAHAVVTFGSVIEAHVAARNGLTDRALAAWSRERLNPLKAPKRYYLQEKLIETPTGKVVRDRAQLLSAFHDRRTAAVDADQGDQ; encoded by the coding sequence GTGCGGAGAACGGAGCCGGACATCGTGATGTCGGCACGGGATCTGAGCGACCGCTTGTGCGGGGCGGGTTCGGGCGGTCCGCTGTGGGGCGACGAGAGTCCGGTGTGGGTCGACGAGACGGACACCGTCGACCGGCGGGCACTGCACGAGGAGGTCGGCCGATGCCACGACCTGCTCGTGGCGCGCGGTGTGCGGCCCGGCGACTGTGTCGCGGTGCAACTCCTGCCCGGCGCCACCTTGTTCGCGCTGCTCCTGGCGATCTGGAGGTTGGACGCTCGCGCGATGCTGTTGGACCACCGGCTGACCGAGGCCGAGACCGGCTCGCTGACACGGCTGTGCCCACCGGCGTTCCACGTGCGTGCCCCGGCCGGGACGACCCACTTCACCGGCTGGTCCGAGCTGCTGGTCGAACCGGGGACCGGGGCGCTCCCCCTTCCGGAACAGGTGTGCCTCGTGCAGTTCACCTCCGGATCGACCGGGCAGTCCAAGGTGGTGGGACGGTCGGCGGCGTCGCTGGACGCGGAGATCGACCGGTATGCCGCCATCGACGCCATGCCGGGCACGGACGACCGGCTTCTCCTGCTGTGCTCGCCGATCCACACCTGGGGCCTGGTCGGCGGGATCCTGTACGGGCTGGCGGTGGGGATGCCCGTCCTCCTTCCTTCCGCGCAGCACGGTGGCGCGCTCGCCCGTGCGGCGGCGGCGCTCGAACCGACGGCGATCTTCGGGGTGACGACGCACTTCGACCTGCTCGGGAAGACGGCGGATCTTCCCCGGTTGCCGCGGCTGCGCGTCGCCACCAGCGCGGGGATGATCACCAGCCCGGCCGTCGCCGAGCGGTTCCGGGCGGCGAGCGGGTGCCGGCTGGGCCAGGTGTACGGCTCGACCGAGGCCGGCGTGGTGACCGCCGATCTCGCCGGCCGGTTCCCCGCGCCGTCCGTCGGCCGGCCCGCCCCCGGCATCACCGTCCGAGCGACCGGCGGTGAGTTGTACGTCCGGCTCGACGAGACCCCCTACCTCGTCGACGACGGCGTGGCCCGGTTCTCCGATGGCTGGCTGCGGACCTTCGACCGCGCGGCGATCGACGAGGCGAGCGGCGCGGTCACCATCCTCGGCCGTGCGGACTCCGTCGTCGCGATCGGCGGCATCAAGATCGATCTGATGGAGATCGAGCAAGCGCTTCAGGAGCACCCCGACGTCGCCCACGCGGTCGTGACCTTCGGAAGCGTGATCGAGGCTCATGTGGCGGCCCGCAACGGGCTCACGGACCGGGCGCTCGCGGCGTGGAGCCGGGAACGGCTGAACCCCCTGAAGGCCCCGAAGCGGTACTACCTGCAAGAAAAACTCATCGAGACACCGACCGGAAAGGTTGTCCGTGACCGAGCCCAGCTCCTCTCCGCATTCCACGACCGCAGAACAGCAGCCGTCGACGCAGACCAAGGCGATCAGTAG
- a CDS encoding beta-ketoacyl synthase N-terminal-like domain-containing protein produces the protein MTTEVYVSGFGVFSAFGLGPTALFDGAFSGSPAFRPVTRFDVSRCRTDRAATYQESEVDFPDAGPGVGTVDVASACGRQALDMAGWRDPAQLPLILATKLRAPSVEPEPPAETTERVADRLGLGKPRRTFVNACCAATNAIIHGAQLVRAGVTSAVLAGGAFLVDRQAFSLFDAAQALAADGQVRPFDQDRQGVLLGDGGAMLLLESGDSIRARGAQPLARLAGWAMTDDAFHVAKPHAQGAGVAAAVTQALHRSGIGPGQLTYVNAHGTGTPLNDASEAAGLHAALGPHTEKVYVSGTKSTTGHALEASGALESVITLLAIRSSVLPPTAALSRPDTHHPLRHVSAPEPVEVPYALSLNSSVGGVNAAILLAAT, from the coding sequence ATGACCACGGAGGTCTACGTCAGCGGCTTCGGCGTGTTCAGCGCCTTCGGCCTGGGACCGACGGCCCTCTTCGACGGTGCCTTCTCCGGTTCGCCGGCGTTCCGCCCGGTCACCCGCTTCGACGTCTCCCGCTGCCGCACCGACCGGGCGGCCACGTACCAGGAGTCAGAGGTGGACTTCCCGGACGCCGGGCCCGGCGTGGGGACCGTCGATGTGGCGAGCGCGTGCGGACGGCAGGCGCTCGACATGGCCGGCTGGCGCGACCCGGCACAGCTTCCCCTCATCCTGGCGACCAAGCTGCGAGCGCCCTCCGTGGAACCGGAGCCACCGGCCGAGACCACCGAGCGGGTGGCCGACCGGCTCGGTCTGGGGAAGCCGAGGCGCACCTTCGTCAACGCCTGCTGCGCCGCGACGAACGCGATCATCCACGGAGCGCAGCTGGTCCGGGCCGGTGTCACCTCGGCGGTGCTGGCGGGCGGAGCGTTTCTGGTCGACCGGCAGGCGTTCAGCCTCTTCGACGCCGCGCAGGCACTGGCCGCCGACGGGCAGGTGCGCCCGTTCGACCAGGACCGTCAAGGTGTGCTGCTCGGTGACGGCGGTGCGATGCTGCTGCTGGAGTCGGGGGACAGTATTCGCGCGCGCGGGGCCCAGCCCCTGGCCCGGCTCGCCGGCTGGGCCATGACCGACGACGCCTTCCACGTGGCGAAACCCCACGCACAGGGCGCCGGAGTCGCCGCGGCCGTCACCCAGGCCCTGCACCGTTCCGGTATCGGCCCCGGCCAACTCACCTATGTCAACGCCCACGGCACCGGCACCCCCCTCAACGACGCCTCCGAGGCCGCTGGACTGCACGCCGCACTCGGCCCGCACACGGAGAAGGTGTACGTCAGCGGGACGAAGAGCACGACGGGCCACGCGCTGGAGGCCAGCGGCGCCCTGGAGTCCGTCATCACGCTGCTGGCGATCCGCTCCTCGGTGCTGCCGCCGACCGCGGCGCTGAGCCGGCCGGACACCCACCACCCGCTGCGACATGTCAGCGCACCGGAACCGGTCGAGGTGCCCTATGCGCTGAGCCTCAACTCCTCGGTGGGC